The Saccharomyces cerevisiae S288C chromosome VII, complete sequence genome includes a region encoding these proteins:
- the RCK1 gene encoding putative serine/threonine protein kinase RCK1 (Protein kinase involved in oxidative stress response; promotes pseudohyphal growth via activation of Ubp3p phosphorylation; identified as suppressor of S. pombe cell cycle checkpoint mutations; RCK1 has a paralog, RCK2, that arose from the whole genome duplication) produces MSVNPEFIADGIDFYPTTPDAAYFNAADGKNKVNRINGNSENLHHSFASGCRRSSLSVDFNVTSSDSEKSEQSCLENNSQEDEYFCDIFSTELKLDETSNKSTDYSSSNHQYPEQLELHNYKLLNKIGEGAFSRVFKAVGINTDDQAPVAIKAIIKKGISSDAILKGNDRIQGSSRKKVLNEVAIHKLVSKNNPHCTKFIAFQESANYYYLVTELVTGGEIFDRIVQLTCFSEDLARHVITQVAIAIKHMHYMGIVHRDVKPENLLFEPIPFYGLDGDMQKEDEFTLGVGGGGIGLVKLMDFGLAKKLRNNTAKTPCGTIEYVASEVFTSKRYSMKVDMWSIGCVLFTLLCGYPPFYEKNEKTLLKKISRGDYEFLAPWWDNISSGAKNAVTHLLEVDPNKRYDIDDFLNDPWLNSYDCLKDSNSNSYASVQSILNDSFDERAETLHCALSCQSEKQDDTEFSRSESSEYIFMTEEDRNLRGSWIGEPKECFTLDLATSSIYRRRKNKIFFW; encoded by the coding sequence atgtcagTAAACCCAGAATTTATAGCCGATGGCATCGATTTTTATCCAACAACGCCCGATGCCGCGTATTTCAATGCCGCTGAtggtaaaaataaagttaaCAGGATAAATGGTAACTCAGAAAATTTACACCACTCCTTTGCATCGGGTTGCCGTAGATCATCTCTTTCAGTCGACTTTAATGTTACCTCGTCCGATTCAGAAAAAAGTGAACAGAGCTGCTTGGAAAACAACTCTCAAGAAGACGAATATTTTTGTGACATTTTTTCCACTGAATTAAAATTAGATGAAACTTCTAACAAGTCAACCGATTATTCCAGTTCAAATCACCAGTATCCTGAACAACTGGAGTTGCACAATTATAAACTGCTCAATAAAATTGGTGAAGGGGCATTTTCCAGAGTATTTAAAGCAGTAGGCATCAACACGGATGACCAAGCTCCTGTTGCCATCAAAGCAATCATAAAGAAAGGCATTTCGAGCGATGCCATCTTAAAAGGGAATGATAGAATCCAAGGTTCCAGCAGAAAGAAAGTCTTAAACGAAGTTGCCATCCACAAACTGGTTTCGAAAAATAATCCGCATTGTACAAAATTTATCGCATTCCAGGAATCGGCGAACTACTATTACTTAGTGACGGAGTTAGTCACAGGTGGGGAAATATTTGATAGGATCGTCCAACTAACATGCTTTAGTGAAGACTTAGCTCGTCATGTCATTACTCAGGTAGCAATTGCAATTAAACATATGCACTACATGGGTATTGTGCATCGTGATGTCAAACCAGAAAACCTACTATTTGAACCTATCCCATTTTATGGCCTTGATGGGGACATGCAAAAAGAAGACGAGTTTACATTAGGTGTCGGCGGAGGCGGTATTGGTTTAGTGAAGCTAATGGACTTCGGACTAGCCAAGAAACTTCGGAACAATACCGCAAAAACTCCCTGCGGAACGATAGAATACGTCGCATCAGAAGTATTCACCTCCAAACGATATTCCATGAAAGTTGATATGTGGAGTATTGGCTGCGTACTATTCACGTTATTGTGTGGATATCCTCCGTTTTACGAAAAGAACGAAAAAacattattgaagaaaatatcgaGAGGAGATTACGAATTCTTGGCGCCATGGTGGGACAACATAAGTTCTGGCGCTAAGAACGCAGTTACCCATCTTTTGGAGGTTGACCCAAACAAGAGATACGATATCGATGACTTCCTAAATGATCCTTGGTTAAATTCGTACGATTGTTTGAAGGATTCAAACTCAAATTCTTATGCCAGCGTGCAAAGCATACTAAATGATTCATTCGATGAGAGAGCAGAGACCCTACATTGTGCATTAAGCTGCCAATCTGAAAAACAAGATGACACCGAGTTTTCCAGAAGTGAAAGCTCGGAATACATATTTATGACGGAAGAAGACAGAAACCTACGGGGCAGTTGGATCGGTGAGCCAAAAGAGTGTTTTACCTTAGACCTTGCAACATCTTCTATATACCGAAGAAGGAAGAACAAGATATTCTTCTGGTAA
- the ARI1 gene encoding carbonyl reductase (NADPH-dependent) ARI1 (NADPH-dependent aldehyde reductase; utilizes aromatic and alophatic aldehyde substrates; member of the short-chain dehydrogenase/reductase superfamily) — protein sequence MTTDTTVFVSGATGFIALHIMNDLLKAGYTVIGSGRSQEKNDGLLKKFNNNPKLSMEIVEDIAAPNAFDEVFKKHGKEIKIVLHTASPFHFETTNFEKDLLTPAVNGTKSILEAIKKYAADTVEKVIVTSSTAALVTPTDMNKGDLVITEESWNKDTWDSCQANAVAAYCGSKKFAEKTAWEFLKENKSSVKFTLSTINPGFVFGPQMFADSLKHGINTSSGIVSELIHSKVGGEFYNYCGPFIDVRDVSKAHLVAIEKPECTGQRLVLSEGLFCCQEIVDILNEEFPQLKGKIATGEPATGPSFLEKNSCKFDNSKTKKLLGFQFYNLKDCIVDTAAQMLEVQNEA from the coding sequence aTGACTACTGATACCACTGTTTTCGTTTCTGGCGCAACCGGTTTCATTGCTCTACACATTATGAACGATCTGTTGAAAGCTGGCTATACAGTCATCGGCTCAGGTAGatctcaagaaaaaaatgatggcttgctcaaaaaatttaataacAATCCCAAACTATCGATGGAAATTGTGGAAGATATTGCTGCTCCAAACGCCTTTGatgaagttttcaaaaaacatGGTAAGGAAATTAAGATTGTGCTACACACTGCCTCCCCATTCCATTTTGAAACTaccaattttgaaaaggattTACTAACCCCTGCAGTGAACGGTACAAAATCTATCTTGGAAGcgattaaaaaatatgctgCAGACactgttgaaaaagttattgTTACTTCGTCTACTGCTGCTCTGGTGACACCTACAGACATGAACAAAGGAGATTTGGTGATCACGGAGGAGAGTTGGAATAAGGATACATGGGACAGTTGTCAAGCCAACGCCGTTGCCGCATATTGTGGCTCGAAAAAGTTTGCTGAAAAAACTGCTTGGGAATTTcttaaagaaaacaagtCTAGTGTCAAATTCACACTATCCACTATCAATCCGGGATTCGTTTTTGGTCCTCAAATGTTTGCAGATTCGCTAAAACATGGCATAAATACCTCCTCAGGGATCGTATCTGAGTTAATTCATTCCAAGGTAGGTGGAGAATTTTATAATTACTGTGGCCCATTTATTGACGTGCGTGACGTTTCTAAAGCCCACCTAGTTgcaattgaaaaaccaGAATGTACCGGCCAAAGATTAGTATTGAGTGAAGGTTTATTCTGCTGTCAAGAAATCGTTGACATCTTGAACGAGGAATTCCCTCAATTAAAGGGCAAGATAGCTACAGGTGAACCTGCGACCGGTCCAAGctttttagaaaaaaactcTTGCAAGTTTGACAATTCTAAGACAAAAAAACTACTGGGATTCCAGTTTTACAATTTAAAGGATTGCATAGTTGACACCGCGGCGCAAATGTTAGAAGTTCAAAATGAAGCCTAA
- the AMS1 gene encoding alpha-mannosidase (Vacuolar alpha mannosidase; involved in free oligosaccharide (fOS) degradation; upregulated under glucose starvation; targeted to vacuole via CVT pathway and AP-3 pathway): MSSEDIIYDPQFKPVQGIYENRLRQFIDTGGDYHDLNLPKFYDKKRISLDHDHVKVWWYQVSFERGSSPVSPDKRPSWKSIIERDKKGELEFREANINQPFGPSWSTTWFKVKISLPEDWVKSNEQLLFQWDCSNEGIVIDPKTLIPVTAFSGGERTEYVLPKTSDGKHFFYIEAGNNGMFGCGAGSTINPPDDNRFFHLRKADIVWPDLDARALYIDFWMLGDAARELPGDSWQKHQARQLGNAVMNLFDPNDRSSVRKCRELLQREYFDSFLESSKVYEQGESQVLTNVYGIGNCHIDTAWLWPFAETRRKIVRSWSSQCTLMDRFPEYKFVASQAQQFKWLLEDHPEFFNKVLIPKIQQSQFFAVGGTWVENDTNIPSGESLARQFFFGQRFFLKHFGLKSKIFWLPDTFGYSSQMPQLCRLSGIDKFLTQKLSWNNINSFPHSTFNWAGIDGSQLLTHMPPGNTYTADSHFGDVLRTAKQNKTPEYYGSGLMLYGKGDGGGGPTEEMLQKMRRIRSMNNRNGNVIPKLQVGITVDEFYDDILKRTNQGHDLPTWSGELYFEFHRGTYTSQAQTKKLMRLSEIKLHDLEWIAAKTSVLYPDSYKYPSKQINELWENVLLCQFHDVLPGSCIEMVYKYEAVPMLHNVVKECTSLIDKTVQFLQSQSKADLVEMRTLTWSKPEKVSEECSLNGSYTSSVTGYDDYIVLANGKLKVIICKKTGVITSITDETLGVEYLDTEHGRNKLGANQFVIYDDKPLGWQAWDTELYSVNQYKYVTKPKKVQVSCNTKEKCAVEVIFQISEKCKIKSVISLNATAVTDAKLSKVDISTTVENWDARNKFLKVEFPVNIRNDFASYETQFGITKRPTHYNTSWDVAKFEVCHHKFADYSEYSKGVSILNDCKYGFSTHGNLMRLSLLRSPKAPDAHADMGTHEIKYAIYPHRGALSSDTVKLAHEFNYCFKYKLPKDIGMNFDDIISISGDENVILSNIKRGEDDSAVKSNYSLNPRDEQSIVVRVYESLGGESFASLNTTLNLKRIEKVDNLEMKVYKSLTATRDESNHAINRIPIKLRPFEIASFRLYF; the protein is encoded by the coding sequence ATGTCATCTGAGGATATCATTTATGATCCTCAGTTCAAACCTGTTCAGGGAATCTACGAGAATAGATTAAGACAATTTATTGATACTGGTGGGGATTACCATGACTTAAATTTACCCAAGTTTTATGATAAGAAGCGCATTTCATTAGATCATGATCACGTTAAGGTTTGGTGGTACCAGGTTTCTTTTGAACGTGGATCTTCCCCTGTTTCCCCTGATAAGAGGCCATCTTGGAAATCTATTATTGAACGTGACAAGAAGGGTGAATTGGAGTTTAGAGAAGCGAACATAAATCAGCCCTTTGGACCCAGTTGGTCTACCACTTGGTTCAAGGTGAAAATCTCTTTGCCTGAAGATTGGGTTAAATCAAACGAGCAACTACTTTTCCAATGGGATTGTTCTAACGAAGGAATTGTCATAGACCCAAAGACTCTAATCCCTGTGACTGCTTTTTCAGGTGGTGAAAGGACTGAATATGTTTTACCGAAAACATCGGATGGGaaacatttcttttacaTCGAAGCTGGTAATAATGGTATGTTTGGCTGCGGTGCAGGATCCACTATAAATCCACCAGATGATAatagattttttcatttgagAAAAGCTGATATCGTTTGGCCCGATCTAGATGCTCGTGCATTGTATATCGATTTTTGGATGCTAGGGGATGCTGCAAGAGAGCTACCTGGAGACTCCTGGCAAAAACACCAGGCAAGACAACTAGGCAATGCAGTTATGAATCTTTTTGACCCGAATGATCGTTCAAGTGTTCGTAAATGTCGTGAATTACTACAAAGGGAATACTTTGACTCCTTTTTAGAAAGCAGTAAGGTTTACGAACAAGGTGAATCTCAAGTTTTAACAAATGTTTATGGTATCGGCAACTGTCATATAGATACAGCTTGGCTATGGCCATTCGCAGaaacaagaaggaaaattgTGAGATCTTGGTCTTCCCAATGTACTTTAATGGATCGCTTCCCAGAGTATAAATTTGTTGCTTCACAAGCCCAACAATTTAAATGGTTATTAGAAGATCATCccgaatttttcaataaagtgttaattccaaaaattcagCAATCTCAGTTTTTTGCTGTTGGTGGTACATGGGTTGAGAATGATACCAATATTCCCTCAGGGGAATCGCTGGCAAGgcaattcttttttggtCAAAGGTTTTTCTTGAAGCATTTTGGTCTCAAGTCAAAGATATTTTGGTTACCTGACACCTTTGGTTATTCTTCGCAAATGCCACAACTTTGCCGCTTATCTGgtattgataaatttttgacTCAAAAGCTTTCCTGGAATAACATCAACAGTTTTCCGCATAGCACGTTTAACTGGGCAGGGATTGACGGTTCTCAATTATTGACTCACATGCCTCCTGGTAATACGTATACAGCAGATTCACACTTCGGTGATGTTTTGCGTACTGCCAAGCAGAATAAGACACCAGAATATTACGGCTCCGGTTTAATGTTGTACGGAAAGGGTGATGGTGGTGGAGGACCAACTGAGGAAATGCTGCAAAAAATGAGGCGTATTAGATCCATGAATAACAGAAATGGTAATGTTATTCCAAAGTTACAAGTTGGTATAACGGTTGATGAATTTTATGATgacattttgaaaaggaCTAACCAAGGCCATGATTTACCCACATGGAGTGGTGAATTGTATTTCGAATTTCATAGGGGGACATACACCAGTCAAGCTCAGaccaaaaaattaatgagGTTGTCCGAAATTAAACTACATGATTTGGAATGGATAGCTGCCAAAACATCAGTTTTATATCCCGATTCGTATAAATACCCTTCCAAACAGATTAACGAACTTTGGGAGAATGTTTTGTTATGTCAATTTCACGATGTTCTACCAGGATCATGTATTGAAATGGTATATAAGTATGAGGCTGTCCCTATGTTGCACAACGTTGTGAAAGAATGTACTTCCTTAATAGACAAAACcgttcaatttcttcagagTCAGAGTAAGGCAGATTTGGTTGAGATGAGAACATTAACTTGGTCAAAACCAGAAAAGGTTTCTGAGGAGTGCTCGTTGAACGGTAGTTACACGTCCTCTGTAACCGGGTACGATGACTATATAGTCCTTGCCAATGGGAAGTTGAAAGTTATCATTTGCAAAAAGACTGGGGTGATCACAAGCATTACGGATGAAACTTTGGGGGTAGAATACCTGGACACGGAACATGGCAGAAACAAATTGGGCGCCAACCAGTTTGTTATTTATGATGATAAACCTTTGGGCTGGCAGGCTTGGGATACTGAACTTTATTCCGTCAACCAATACAAGTATGTAACAAAGCCGAAGAAAGTTCAAGTTTCCTGCAACACAAAAGAGAAATGTGCTGTTGAggtcatttttcaaatttccGAAAAATGCAAAATCAAATCAGTGATATCACTCAATGCAACTGCGGTCACTGATGCTAAATTAAGTAAAGTAGACATTTCTACGACGGTAGAAAACTGGGATGCtagaaacaaatttttaaaagttgAATTTCCCGTTAATATTCGGAACGATTTTGCTTCGTATGAAACTCAATTCGGGATTACCAAAAGACCAACACATTATAATACCTCATGGGACGTCGCTAAATTTGAGGTTTGCCATCACAAATTTGCTGATTATTCTGAATACAGCAAGGGtgtttcaattttgaaCGATTGCAAATATGGGTTTTCCACACACGGTAACTTGATGAgattatcattattaagGTCACCAAAGGCTCCGGATGCGCATGCTGATATGGGTACTCATGAGATAAAATATGCTATCTATCCACATAGAGGAGCACTATCAAGCGACACTGTTAAGCTCGCTCACGAATTCAATTATTGCTTCAAATACAAACTCCCCAAAGATATTGGCATGAATTTTGATGACATCATAAGCATTTCCGGAGATGAGAATGTCATTTTGTCTAACATAAAAAGAGGCGAAGATGATAGTGCTGTCAAGTCCAACTATTCATTAAATCCAAGGGATGAACAAAGTATTGTGGTAAGGGTTTACGAATCTCTTGGCGGGGAATCTTTTGCTTCACTAAATACCACACTAAATTTGAAGCGTATTGAGAAGGTCGATAACTTGGAGATGAAAGTTTATAAGAGTTTGACAGCAACGCGAGACGAATCAAATCATGCAATAAACAGAATTCCCATTAAATTGAGACCTTTTGAGATTGCCTCATTCAGGTTGTATTTCTGA
- the CDC43 gene encoding protein geranylgeranyltransferase type I subunit CDC43 (Beta subunit of geranylgeranyltransferase type I; subunit of the Ram2p-Cdc43p heterodimer that catalyzes the geranylgeranylation of the cysteine residue in proteins containing a C-terminal CaaX sequence ending in Leu or Phe; has substrates important for morphogenesis), which translates to MCQATNGPSRVVTKKHRKFFERHLQLLPSSHQGHDVNRMAIIFYSISGLSIFDVNVSAKYGDHLGWMRKHYIKTVLDDTENTVISGFVGSLVMNIPHATTINLPNTLFALLSMIMLRDYEYFETILDKRSLARFVSKCQRPDRGSFVSCLDYKTNCGSSVDSDDLRFCYIAVAILYICGCRSKEDFDEYIDTEKLLGYIMSQQCYNGAFGAHNEPHSGYTSCALSTLALLSSLEKLSDKFKEDTITWLLHRQVSSHGCMKFESELNASYDQSDDGGFQGRENKFADTCYAFWCLNSLHLLTKDWKMLCQTELVTNYLLDRTQKTLTGGFSKNDEEDADLYHSCLGSAALALIEGKFNGELCIPQEIFNDFSKRCCF; encoded by the coding sequence ATGTGTCAAGCTACCAATGGCCCGAGTAGAGTTGTGACTAAAAAGCATAGGAAATTTTTCGAAAGACATCTACAGTTGCTTCCCTCTTCACATCAGGGACATGACGTGAACAGAATGGCGATAATATTCTACTCAATCTCAGGACTCTCTATATTTGATGTTAACGTTTCTGCGAAGTACGGCGATCATCTTGGCTGGATGCGCAAACATTATATCAAAACAGTGCTGGATGATACAGAAAATACTGTGATATCTGGATTTGTTGGAAGCTTAGTCATGAATATCCCTCACGCAACAACGATTAATCTACCAAATACTCTCTTTGCATTGTTGTCCATGATTATGCTGAGAGATTACGAGTATTTTGAGACTATACTAGACAAAAGAAGCCTGGCGAGATTTGTTTCTAAGTGCCAACGACCTGACCGTGGCTCGTTTGTATCTTGTTTAGACTATAAGACAAATTGTGGATCTTCGGTTGATTCAGACGATTTAAGGTTTTGCTACATCGCAGTTGCCATTCTGTACATATGCGGATGCCGATCCAAAGAAGACTTTGATGAATACATTGATACTGAGAAGTTGCTTGGCTATATAATGTCGCAACAATGCTACAACGGAGCTTTCGGTGCCCACAATGAACCACACTCAGGGTACACATCTTGTGCGCTGTCTACCTTAGCTTTACTCTCTAGTTTGGAAAAGCTATCAGACAAGTTTAAAGAAGACACCATAACCTGGCTATTACATAGGCAAGTATCAAGCCATGGATGTATGAAATTTGAAAGCGAATTGAATGCCAGCTATGATCAATCTGATGATGGCGGTTTCCAGGGAAGGGAGAACAAGTTCGCTGATACGTGTTACGCATTTTGGTGCTTAAATTCACTACACTTACTAACAAAGGATTGGAAAATGCTATGCCAAACTGAACTAGTCACAAATTATTTGCTTGATCGAACGCAAAAAACATTAACTGGAGGCTTTAGTAAaaatgacgaagaagatgcTGATTTATATCACAGCTGTCTAGGGAGCGCTGCGTTAGCATTAATTGAGGGGAAATTTAATGGAGAATTATGCATACCtcaagaaatatttaatGATTTTAGTAAAAGGTGCTGTTTTTGA
- the LYS5 gene encoding holo-[acyl-carrier-protein] synthase (Phosphopantetheinyl transferase involved in lysine biosynthesis; converts inactive apo-form of Lys2p (alpha-aminoadipate reductase) into catalytically active holo-form by posttranslational addition of phosphopantetheine), which produces MVKTTEVVSEVSKVAGVRPWAGIFVVEIQEDILADEFTFEALMRTLPLASQARILNKKSFHDRCSNLCSQLLQLFGCSIVTGLNFQELKFDKGSFGKPFLDNNRFLPFSMTIGEQYVAMFLVKCVSTDEYQDVGIDIASPCNYGGREELELFKEVFSEREFNGLLKASDPCTIFTYLWSLKESYTKFTGTGLNTDLSLIDFGAISFFPAEGASMCITLDEVPLIFHSQWFNNEIVTICMPKSISDKINTNRPKLYNISLSTLIDYFIENDGL; this is translated from the coding sequence ATGGTTAAAACGACTGAAGTAGTAAGCGAAGTTTCAAAGGTGGCAGGTGTAAGACCATGGGCAGGTATATTCGTTGTTGAAATTCAAGAGGATATACTCGCGGATGAGTTTACGTTCGAGGCATTAATGAGAACTTTGCCATTGGCGTCTCAAGCCAGAATCctcaataaaaaatcgtTTCACGATAGATGTTCAAATCTATGCAGCCAGCTGCTGCAGTTGTTTGGCTGCTCTATAGTAACGGGcttaaattttcaagagCTGAAATTTGACAAGGGCAGCTTCGGTAAGCCATTCTTAGACAACAAtcgttttcttccatttaGCATGACCATCGGTGAACAATATGTAGCTATGTTCCTCGTAAAATGTGTAAGTACAGATGAATACCAGGATGTCGGAATTGATATCGCTTCTCCGTGCAATTATGGCGGGAGGGAAGAGTTGGAGCTATTTAAAGAAGTTTTTAGTGAAAGAGAATTTAACGGTTTACTGAAAGCGTCTGATCCATGCACAATATTTACTTACTTATGGTCCTTGAAGGAGTCGTATACAAAATTTACTGGAACTGGCCTTAACACAGACTTGTCACTAATAGATTTTGGCGCTATCAGCTTTTTTCCGGCTGAGGGAGCTTCTATGTGCATAACTCTGGATGAAGTTCCATTGATTTTCCATTCTCAATGGTTCAATAACGAAATTGTCACTATCTGTATGCCAAAGTCCATCAGTGATAAAATCAACACGAACAGACCaaaattatataatatCAGCTTATCTACGTTGATTGATTATTTCATCGAAAATGATGGTTTATAA
- the PEX14 gene encoding Pex14p (Central component of the peroxisomal importomer complex; peroxisomal protein import machinery docking complex component; interacts with both PTS1 (Pex5p) and PTS2 (Pex7p) peroxisomal matrix protein signal recognition factors and membrane receptor Pex13p) produces the protein MSDVVSKDRKALFDSAVSFLKDESIKDAPLLKKIEFLKSKGLTEKEIEIAMKEPKKDGIVGDEVSKKIGSTENRASQDMYLYEAMPPTLPHRDWKDYFVMATATAGLLYGAYEVTRRYVIPNILPEAKSKLEGDKKEIDDQFSKIDTVLNAIEAEQAEFRKKESETLKELSDTIAELKQALVQTTRSREKIEDEFRIVKLEVVNMQNTIDKFVSDNDGMQELNNIQKEMESLKSLMNNRMESGNAQDNRLFSISPNGIPGIDTIPSASEILAKMGMQEESDKEKENGSDANKDDNAVPAWKKAREQTIDSNASIPEWQKNTAANEISVPDWQNGQVEDSIP, from the coding sequence ATGAGTGACGTGGTCAGTAAAGATCGTAAGGCATTGTTCGACTCAGCAGTATCCTTTTTAAAGGATGAGTCCATTAAAGATGCTCCacttttaaagaaaatcgaatttttaaaatccAAAGGGTTAACAGAAAAGGAGATTGAAATAGCCATGAAAGAGCCCAAGAAAGACGGTATCGTAGGCGATGAAGTatcgaaaaaaattggtagTACTGAGAATAGAGCCTCACAGGATATGTATCTCTATGAAGCGATGCCACCAACGCTGCCCCACAGGGATTGGAAGGACTATTTTGTGATGGCTACTGCCACAGCTGGGCTGTTGTATGGTGCATATGAAGTAACTAGAAGGTATGTGAtaccaaatattttacCAGAAGCAAAAAGCAAGTTGGAAGGggacaaaaaagaaattgatgatCAGTTCTCCAAAATCGATACAGTCCTCAATGCCATCGAAGCGGAGCAAGCTGAGTTtaggaaaaaggaaagcGAAACATTAAAGGAACTTAGTGACACGATTGCTGAACTGAAACAGGCGCTTGTGCAGACAACAAGAAGCAGGGAAAAGATCGAAGACGAGTTTAGAATAGTTAAACTCGAGGTGGTCAATATGCAAAATACGATCGACAAATTTGTTTCAGATAATGACGGCATGCAAGAGTTAAATAATatccaaaaagaaatggaatctCTGAAAAGCTTAATGAATAACCGTATGGAATCCGGTAATGCGCAGGACAACAGATTATTTTCCATATCTCCTAATGGTATACCTGGCATAGATACGATTCCATCTGCGTCTGAGATTCTTGCCAAAATGGGCATGCAAGAAGAAAgtgataaagaaaaggaaaacgGCAGCGATGCTAATAAAGATGACAATGCTGTTCCAGCGTGGAAAAAAGCAAGAGAACAAACTATTGATAGCAACGCCTCCATTCCAGAAtggcaaaaaaataccGCCGCCAATGAGATCAGTGTCCCTGACTGGCAAAATGGACAGGTCGAAGACTCCATCCCATAG